A genomic region of Denticeps clupeoides chromosome 9, fDenClu1.1, whole genome shotgun sequence contains the following coding sequences:
- the nhlh2 gene encoding helix-loop-helix protein 2, producing MMLSPDQADPDLPWGQPDPETVLNVIKVECAADAPLGGDAKTRSAAPPALTREEKRRRRRATAKYRSAHATRERIRVEAFNVAFAELRKLLPTLPPDKKLSKIEILRLAICYISYLNHVLDV from the coding sequence AAGCTGACCCGGACCTGCCCTGGGGACAGCCCGACCCCGAAACCGTCCTCAACGTCATCAAGGTAGAGTGCGCGGCCGACGCGCCGCTGGGCGGCGACGCCAAGACGCGCTccgccgccccgcccgcccTGACGCGCGAGGAGAAGCGGAGGAGGCGGCGCGCCACCGCCAAGTACCGGTCCGCGCACGCCACCCGGGAGCGCATCCGGGTCGAGGCGTTCAACGTGGCGTTCGCCGAGCTGCGCAAGCTCCTGCCCACCCTCCCGCCCGACAAGAAGCTGTCCAAGATCGAGATCCTGCGCCTGGCAATCTGCTACATCTCCTACCTGAACCACGTTCTGGACGTGTAG